Proteins from a genomic interval of Desulfofustis limnaeus:
- a CDS encoding chloride channel protein yields the protein MPRKPKTVFSRLIDRFSPPVGLLLLILSAVVGAGTGLAAVVFIKLIAVVHTFCFTTLPELFPAFGPWVFLLAPIGGALLIGPLIIYAKETKSSGVPEVMQALILHGGRIRARVAGTKIIGSALCIGSGGSAGREGPIVQIGASLGSAIGQLFRLSDDRIRNLLGCGTAAGIAAAFNTPIAGVVFSIEVLMGNLQVRSFGNVVIAAVAGSIVSRHFLGSRPAFAVPLHAFGSPLAIFFYLLLGLLSALVGIMFIKMLSRSESFFENLACPQLLKPAAGAVLLGLLGLLFTAVPTGNGGVFPQLFTVDVGEALAYPHFYSQGFVFIESVLHGGIPFWLLLLLLFLKPLATALTLGSGSPGGVFGPSLFIGAMLGGCLGIVFKNYFPEISGEPGAYVLVGMAAMFAATARAPLTGMLTVFELSNDYLMILPIMVAAITASYFASWLHPESIFTIKLAKRGIRFYEGRDMDIMQGVKVEEVMRTQVISVDKDQPLPELMALFQETNLVGFPVVTQGRKLWGIITLQDVHRAQSQGDGLVRDLKVADLAVEGPISVFPDEPIWVAIQKMSPRDLARLPVISRDGSMRLVGMISRSDILRAYDVGVVRKQRGQIMEQQTTLRSSTETGFVEFVLNEDDSCCNVSVKDLPLPQHVNLVSIRREGKTIIPRGNHQLLPGDVLTVFGRLEEINHLKDFLNSCPLPSPHE from the coding sequence ATGCCCCGTAAACCGAAAACCGTCTTCAGTAGGCTGATCGACCGTTTTTCACCGCCGGTGGGTCTGCTGCTCCTGATCCTCTCGGCGGTGGTCGGAGCCGGTACCGGTCTGGCGGCAGTGGTTTTCATCAAACTGATCGCGGTGGTCCACACCTTCTGCTTCACCACCCTGCCGGAACTCTTCCCGGCGTTCGGTCCCTGGGTGTTCCTGCTGGCTCCGATTGGCGGAGCGCTCCTTATCGGCCCGCTCATCATCTATGCCAAGGAGACCAAAAGCAGCGGAGTCCCGGAGGTCATGCAGGCGCTCATCCTGCACGGCGGCAGAATCCGCGCCCGTGTCGCCGGTACCAAGATCATCGGCTCGGCCCTGTGTATCGGCAGCGGCGGCTCGGCCGGACGAGAGGGGCCGATAGTCCAGATCGGCGCCTCTCTCGGGTCAGCCATCGGCCAATTGTTCAGACTCTCAGACGACCGCATCAGAAATCTGCTGGGCTGCGGCACCGCCGCCGGGATCGCCGCAGCCTTCAACACCCCGATTGCGGGCGTGGTCTTCTCCATTGAAGTCCTGATGGGCAACCTGCAGGTCCGCTCGTTCGGCAACGTGGTCATCGCCGCCGTCGCCGGCTCGATCGTCAGCCGTCATTTTCTCGGTAGCCGCCCCGCCTTCGCCGTTCCCCTTCACGCCTTCGGGTCACCTCTGGCAATCTTCTTTTACCTGCTGCTCGGTCTGCTCTCGGCTCTGGTCGGCATCATGTTCATCAAGATGCTCAGCAGGTCCGAATCCTTTTTTGAGAACCTGGCCTGTCCCCAACTCCTGAAACCGGCCGCCGGTGCTGTTCTGCTCGGTCTTCTTGGGCTTCTGTTCACCGCTGTTCCCACCGGTAACGGTGGTGTCTTCCCACAACTCTTCACGGTGGATGTGGGGGAGGCGCTCGCCTATCCCCATTTCTACAGCCAGGGTTTTGTCTTTATCGAATCCGTCCTGCACGGCGGTATCCCGTTCTGGTTACTGTTGCTGTTGCTTTTCCTGAAACCGCTGGCAACGGCGTTGACCCTCGGATCCGGCAGTCCCGGTGGAGTATTCGGCCCATCGCTGTTCATCGGAGCCATGCTCGGCGGCTGCCTGGGCATCGTATTCAAGAACTATTTCCCTGAGATATCGGGGGAACCAGGTGCCTATGTCCTGGTCGGCATGGCCGCCATGTTCGCAGCCACCGCCCGGGCGCCGCTCACCGGGATGCTGACCGTCTTTGAGCTGAGTAACGATTACCTGATGATTCTGCCGATCATGGTTGCCGCCATTACCGCCAGCTATTTCGCCAGTTGGCTGCACCCCGAATCGATCTTCACCATAAAGCTGGCCAAGCGCGGTATCCGCTTCTACGAGGGCCGAGACATGGATATCATGCAGGGCGTCAAGGTCGAGGAGGTGATGCGCACGCAGGTGATCTCGGTAGACAAGGATCAGCCATTGCCCGAACTCATGGCCCTGTTCCAGGAGACCAACCTGGTCGGTTTCCCGGTGGTCACCCAGGGTAGGAAACTGTGGGGTATCATCACGTTGCAGGATGTCCACCGCGCCCAGTCACAGGGCGACGGCCTGGTTCGCGACCTGAAGGTGGCCGACCTCGCTGTGGAAGGACCGATATCCGTCTTCCCGGATGAACCGATCTGGGTCGCCATCCAGAAAATGTCTCCACGCGATCTGGCCCGCTTGCCGGTCATCTCCCGCGACGGATCGATGCGGCTGGTGGGCATGATCAGCCGCAGCGACATCCTCCGCGCCTATGATGTGGGGGTGGTGCGCAAGCAGCGAGGACAGATCATGGAACAGCAGACCACGTTGCGCTCCTCCACCGAGACCGGTTTTGTCGAGTTCGTTCTCAACGAGGACGACAGCTGCTGTAACGTCAGCGTCAAGGACCTGCCGCTGCCGCAGCATGTCAATCTGGTGTCGATCCGCAGAGAAGGAAAGACCATCATCCCGCGCGGCAACCACCAGCTGCTGCCCGGCGATGTGCTCACCGTGTTCGGACGGCTGGAAGAAATAAATCACCTGAAGGACTTCCTCAACTCCTGCCCGCTGCCGTCACCGCATGAGTGA
- a CDS encoding FAD-dependent oxidoreductase, with translation MDQNVFQFLEVERVDPQKKSLRTRITTFREVYRLFTDNQMRLQANRCLGCGNPYCEWRCPVHNHIPDWLKLAGEGRIFEAAERCHLTNSLPEVCGRVCPQDRLCEGACTLHDEYGAVTIGSVEKYLVDTAFSLGWRPDLSRVIYSGKRAAVIGAGPAGLGCADVLVRNGIRPTVFDRYPEIGGLLTFGIPEFKLEKDVMVRRRQVFADMGVEFRLGREVGTDIAFADLLAEYDAVFVATGSYRPISGGFANEEASGVYRALAYLVGTVCHERGFSWPGTEYVSLRGRQVLVLGGGDTAMDCLRTAIRQGADRVRCAYRRNEQNMPGSVREVANARDEGVEFLWNLQPRAMIVDGAGRVTGVEVVKTEMGPPDERGRRRPLEQEGTEHILEADAVILAFGFTPEPTPWLEAAGVSFDRRGRIVVGGGARLPYQSGVDKIFAGGDAVRGSDLVVTAIAEGRQAAEAMLTYLEG, from the coding sequence ATGGACCAGAACGTCTTTCAATTCCTCGAGGTGGAGCGGGTCGATCCACAAAAAAAATCGTTACGGACGAGGATTACCACCTTCCGAGAAGTCTACCGCCTCTTTACCGACAACCAGATGCGTCTGCAGGCCAACCGTTGCCTCGGCTGCGGCAATCCCTACTGCGAGTGGCGCTGCCCGGTGCACAACCACATCCCGGACTGGCTGAAGCTGGCCGGCGAAGGACGGATCTTCGAGGCGGCGGAGCGTTGTCATCTCACCAACAGCCTGCCCGAGGTCTGCGGCCGGGTTTGTCCCCAGGATCGGCTCTGTGAGGGAGCCTGCACGCTGCATGACGAGTACGGGGCGGTGACCATCGGTTCGGTCGAGAAATACCTGGTCGACACCGCCTTCTCTCTAGGCTGGCGGCCGGATCTGTCCCGGGTGATTTATTCCGGTAAGCGGGCGGCAGTGATCGGGGCCGGGCCGGCCGGGCTTGGTTGCGCTGACGTTCTGGTGCGCAACGGCATACGGCCGACGGTTTTTGATCGGTATCCCGAAATCGGCGGGCTGCTTACCTTTGGCATTCCCGAATTCAAGTTGGAAAAGGACGTCATGGTGCGGCGCCGGCAGGTGTTTGCCGATATGGGCGTCGAATTCAGGCTTGGCCGGGAGGTCGGCACAGACATCGCTTTTGCCGATCTCCTGGCCGAGTATGACGCCGTGTTCGTGGCCACCGGCAGCTATCGGCCGATCAGCGGCGGCTTTGCCAATGAGGAGGCGAGCGGCGTCTATCGAGCCCTGGCCTATCTGGTCGGCACCGTCTGCCACGAGCGCGGCTTTTCCTGGCCAGGGACCGAGTACGTGTCGCTGCGGGGCCGACAGGTTCTGGTGCTCGGTGGCGGCGATACGGCCATGGATTGTCTGCGTACAGCGATTCGTCAGGGGGCGGACCGGGTGCGCTGCGCTTACCGGCGCAACGAACAGAATATGCCCGGATCGGTCCGGGAAGTTGCTAATGCCCGGGATGAAGGGGTGGAGTTCCTCTGGAACCTGCAGCCGCGCGCCATGATCGTCGATGGCGCCGGTCGGGTCACCGGTGTCGAGGTGGTCAAGACTGAGATGGGCCCACCGGATGAACGTGGGCGCCGGCGCCCACTGGAGCAGGAAGGAACCGAGCACATCCTGGAAGCCGATGCCGTCATTCTAGCCTTCGGCTTTACCCCGGAGCCGACCCCGTGGTTGGAGGCTGCCGGGGTAAGCTTTGACCGACGGGGCCGGATCGTCGTGGGAGGCGGGGCGCGTCTGCCCTATCAGAGCGGGGTTGATAAAATTTTTGCCGGCGGCGATGCCGTACGCGGCTCAGATCTGGTGGTGACCGCCATTGCTGAAGGGCGGCAGGCTGCCGAAGCGATGCTGACCTACCTTGAAGGGTGA
- the gltB gene encoding glutamate synthase large subunit encodes MSKLYRDEHRDNCGFGLIAHLDGEPSHRLVRTAIGALDRMDHRGAIGADGKTGDGCGLLLQKPDSFFQSVAREQGWRLGNRYAVGMLFLGHDPDRGRLVQQVCAEEFARETLSLVGWRQVPLDPDALGPIARSSLPAIMQVFVNAPYGWGPRDFERRLYMVRRRIEKRIVDDPDFYIVSLSNLVVVYKGLCRPGDLPHFYRDLGDLRLQSSICLFHQRFSTNTLPRWQLAQPFRYLAHNGEINTITGNRNWARNRSYKLHSPLLPDIQEAAPFVGTEGSDSSSLDNMLEVFLAGGMDLFRAFRLLIPPAWQNHPEMDEDLRAFYDFNSMHMEPWDGPAGIVMSDGRFAACGLDRNGLRPARYVVTRDRFITLASEIGIWDYSADEVVEKGRVGPGELLVVDTMNGRIWSSWAIDNELKTRHPYRQWLQQNCHCLIPTEQLAEDQAGRRSLSDDELLTYQKLFGYSLDEIDQVIRVLGETGHEPVASMGDDTPMAVLSDRPRLLFDYFRQKFAQVTNPPIDPLREQHVMSLVTCIGREHNVFEETMGQAHRYQFASPVLVFSDLQQLKSLDSDHYRHMVIDLNYRPAEGLEKAVQRVVASAIEQTRAGAVLLILSDRRIGSDTLPIPALAAVGAVQEGLAKNNLRCDTNLIVETAEARDPHHFAVLIGFGATAVYPYLVYETLARLVEDGTITAPLRMVMSNYRAGINKGLMKIISKMGISTIASYRCAQLFEAVGVGESVIELCFRGVTSRIGGVDFADIQHDTDRRAQQAWKPFRPLLAAGFHKYVHGGEYHAFNPDVVQALQRAVRSGSWDDYCRYAEEVNNRPVASLRDLLRLKTPEKPIDIAQVEPDQAFFSRFDSAAMSIGALSAEAHEALAIAMNRLGGFSNSGEGGEDRARFGTERVSRIKQVASGRFGVTPEYLMNADVIQIKIAQGAKPGEGGQLPGHKVTAMIAKLRYSMPGVTLISPPPHHDIYSIEDLAQLIFDLKQINPRALVSVKLVSEPGVGTIAVGVAKGYADMITISGYDGGTGASPLTSVKYAGSPWELGLVETHGALVANGLRAKVRLQVDGGLKTGLDIIKAAILGAESFGFGTAPLIALGCKYLRICHLNNCATGVATQDETLRREHFSGLPEMVMNYFRFLVRETRQWLAYLGVPRLEELIGRTDLLEIVAVRDGRQARLVLDDLLVAPPLPAGSVPYRCQTNPPHDPGTLNQKLLERFAESVESGSGGHGFFPIRNTDRSVGARLSGEIASRYGNQGLAANPITIELSGTAGQSFGVWNTGGLRLVLTGDANDYVGKGMAGGMLVVRPPAGVSYRSHESVIIGNTCLYGATGGRLYAAGRAGERFAVRNSGAQAVVEGIGDNGCEYMTGGVVAILGEIGINFGAGMTGGFAYLYDETDTCRRRINRELVEILSLTDHLQLKEYLRGMIAAHHAETGSRRAEQLLEDFAICSDHFKLIKPKGLRVEDLLGRRGRSAVELLLTTQ; translated from the coding sequence GTGTCGAAGCTTTATCGTGATGAACATCGTGACAATTGCGGGTTCGGCCTGATCGCCCACCTGGACGGGGAGCCGAGCCATCGTTTGGTGCGCACCGCCATCGGCGCCCTTGACCGCATGGATCATCGCGGTGCCATCGGAGCGGACGGGAAGACCGGGGATGGCTGCGGCTTGCTGCTGCAGAAGCCGGACAGCTTTTTTCAGTCGGTGGCCCGGGAGCAGGGCTGGCGACTGGGCAACCGATATGCGGTCGGGATGCTGTTTCTCGGTCATGATCCCGACAGAGGTCGGCTGGTGCAACAGGTATGCGCCGAAGAGTTTGCCCGGGAAACGTTATCGCTGGTCGGCTGGCGTCAGGTCCCGCTGGACCCGGATGCCCTCGGGCCGATCGCCCGCAGTTCACTGCCGGCGATCATGCAGGTCTTTGTCAATGCGCCTTACGGCTGGGGACCGCGTGACTTCGAGCGGCGCCTGTACATGGTGCGACGGCGCATCGAAAAGCGGATCGTTGATGACCCTGATTTCTATATCGTCAGTCTTTCCAATCTGGTGGTGGTGTACAAGGGATTGTGCCGTCCCGGCGATCTGCCCCATTTCTATCGTGACCTCGGCGACCTGCGGCTGCAATCGTCAATCTGTCTATTCCATCAACGATTTTCCACCAATACCCTGCCGCGTTGGCAGCTGGCCCAGCCATTTCGCTACCTCGCTCATAACGGTGAGATCAACACCATCACCGGCAACCGGAATTGGGCTAGGAATCGTTCCTACAAACTTCATTCCCCGCTGCTGCCGGACATCCAGGAAGCGGCGCCGTTCGTTGGAACGGAAGGGTCCGATTCCTCATCTTTGGACAACATGCTCGAGGTCTTCCTGGCCGGTGGCATGGACCTGTTTCGGGCCTTTCGTTTGCTGATCCCGCCGGCCTGGCAAAATCATCCGGAGATGGATGAAGATCTGCGGGCGTTCTATGATTTCAACTCGATGCACATGGAGCCGTGGGACGGTCCAGCCGGTATCGTCATGAGCGACGGGCGATTCGCCGCCTGCGGTCTGGACCGCAACGGGCTGCGCCCGGCCCGTTATGTGGTGACCCGGGACCGATTCATCACCCTGGCCTCGGAAATAGGGATCTGGGATTATAGCGCCGACGAAGTGGTGGAGAAGGGCCGGGTCGGACCCGGCGAACTGCTGGTTGTCGATACCATGAACGGCAGGATCTGGAGTTCCTGGGCTATCGACAATGAGCTGAAGACCAGGCATCCGTATCGGCAATGGCTGCAGCAGAATTGCCATTGTCTGATACCGACCGAGCAGTTGGCCGAGGACCAGGCGGGCCGTCGGTCGCTTTCCGACGATGAGTTGTTAACCTACCAGAAGCTGTTCGGCTATTCACTCGACGAGATCGATCAAGTTATCAGGGTGTTGGGCGAGACCGGCCATGAGCCCGTGGCCTCGATGGGCGACGATACGCCGATGGCGGTTCTGTCCGACCGGCCGCGGCTGTTGTTCGATTATTTCCGACAGAAATTCGCCCAGGTGACCAACCCCCCCATCGATCCGTTGCGTGAGCAGCATGTGATGTCGTTGGTCACCTGCATCGGTCGGGAGCATAATGTCTTCGAAGAAACCATGGGCCAAGCCCATCGTTACCAGTTTGCCTCTCCGGTTCTCGTCTTCAGTGACTTGCAGCAACTCAAAAGCCTGGACAGCGATCATTACCGGCATATGGTCATCGACCTCAATTACCGGCCTGCCGAGGGGTTGGAAAAGGCCGTACAGCGAGTGGTGGCCAGTGCCATCGAACAGACCCGGGCCGGGGCGGTGCTGCTCATTCTTTCCGACCGGCGAATCGGCAGCGACACGCTGCCGATTCCCGCCCTGGCGGCGGTGGGCGCGGTGCAGGAGGGGCTGGCGAAAAACAACCTGCGCTGCGACACCAATCTTATCGTCGAGACCGCCGAAGCCAGGGATCCGCATCACTTCGCCGTGCTGATCGGCTTCGGCGCCACTGCCGTCTACCCGTATCTGGTCTACGAAACGCTGGCCCGCCTGGTGGAGGACGGTACCATCACCGCGCCGTTGCGTATGGTGATGAGCAATTACCGGGCGGGCATCAACAAGGGGTTGATGAAGATCATCTCCAAGATGGGCATCTCCACCATCGCCTCCTACCGTTGTGCTCAACTCTTCGAGGCGGTGGGTGTGGGGGAATCGGTCATCGAGCTGTGTTTTCGGGGGGTGACAAGCCGTATTGGCGGTGTCGATTTCGCCGATATCCAGCATGATACGGACCGGCGTGCCCAACAGGCCTGGAAACCGTTTCGCCCACTGTTGGCTGCCGGCTTTCACAAATACGTGCACGGTGGCGAATACCACGCCTTCAATCCTGACGTGGTGCAAGCCCTGCAGCGGGCGGTGCGCAGTGGCTCCTGGGACGATTATTGCCGTTATGCCGAGGAGGTCAACAATCGGCCGGTGGCGAGCTTGCGCGATCTGCTTCGTCTGAAGACTCCTGAAAAACCGATCGACATCGCTCAGGTGGAGCCGGATCAGGCGTTTTTCTCGCGGTTCGATTCCGCCGCCATGTCCATCGGGGCCCTCAGTGCCGAGGCGCATGAGGCCCTGGCGATCGCCATGAACCGGCTCGGCGGTTTTTCCAACAGCGGCGAGGGTGGGGAGGACCGCGCTCGTTTTGGTACCGAGCGGGTTTCCCGGATCAAGCAGGTGGCGTCCGGCCGTTTCGGCGTGACCCCCGAGTACCTGATGAATGCCGACGTCATCCAGATCAAGATAGCGCAAGGCGCGAAACCCGGGGAAGGGGGGCAGTTGCCCGGTCACAAGGTGACGGCCATGATTGCCAAGCTGCGTTATTCCATGCCCGGGGTCACGCTGATCTCACCGCCGCCGCATCATGACATCTATTCCATTGAAGATTTAGCGCAGTTGATTTTCGATCTGAAACAGATCAATCCGCGTGCGCTCGTTTCCGTCAAGCTCGTTTCCGAGCCGGGCGTCGGCACGATTGCGGTCGGCGTCGCCAAAGGGTATGCCGATATGATCACCATCTCCGGCTATGATGGGGGCACCGGAGCCAGCCCGCTGACCTCGGTAAAGTATGCCGGCAGCCCCTGGGAGCTTGGCTTGGTTGAAACCCATGGGGCCCTGGTGGCCAACGGGTTGCGCGCCAAGGTCCGACTGCAGGTGGATGGCGGTTTGAAGACCGGGCTCGATATCATCAAGGCAGCCATTCTCGGGGCCGAGAGCTTCGGGTTCGGTACCGCACCGTTGATCGCGTTGGGGTGTAAATATCTGCGCATCTGTCATCTCAACAATTGCGCCACCGGTGTGGCCACCCAGGATGAGACCCTGCGGCGCGAGCATTTCAGCGGATTGCCCGAGATGGTGATGAACTATTTCCGGTTTCTGGTCAGGGAAACCAGGCAATGGCTGGCCTATCTCGGCGTTCCCCGCCTGGAAGAGCTGATCGGCCGCACCGATCTGCTCGAGATCGTTGCGGTGCGCGACGGTCGGCAGGCCCGGCTGGTGCTCGATGATCTGCTGGTGGCGCCGCCGTTGCCCGCCGGGTCTGTCCCCTATCGGTGCCAGACGAATCCGCCGCATGACCCGGGAACGCTCAACCAGAAGCTGCTGGAACGATTCGCCGAATCGGTCGAGTCGGGGAGCGGCGGGCATGGGTTTTTTCCGATACGCAATACCGATCGATCGGTCGGGGCCCGGCTGTCCGGAGAGATCGCGTCCCGCTACGGCAACCAGGGACTGGCAGCCAACCCGATCACCATCGAACTGAGCGGTACCGCCGGCCAGAGTTTCGGGGTCTGGAACACCGGCGGCCTGCGCCTGGTGTTGACCGGTGATGCCAACGATTATGTGGGCAAGGGAATGGCCGGCGGCATGCTGGTCGTCCGACCGCCGGCTGGGGTCTCGTATCGTTCGCACGAGTCGGTGATTATCGGCAATACCTGCCTTTACGGCGCCACCGGCGGCCGCCTCTATGCGGCCGGTCGGGCCGGCGAACGATTCGCCGTCCGCAACTCGGGGGCCCAGGCAGTGGTCGAGGGGATCGGCGATAACGGTTGTGAATACATGACCGGCGGCGTAGTGGCGATTCTTGGTGAGATCGGCATCAATTTCGGTGCCGGTATGACCGGCGGATTCGCCTACCTTTACGACGAAACCGACACCTGTCGGCGGCGGATAAACCGGGAACTGGTGGAGATCCTGTCGCTGACCGACCACCTGCAGCTCAAGGAATATCTGCGGGGTATGATCGCCGCCCACCATGCCGAGACCGGGAGCCGCCGCGCCGAGCAGCTTCTTGAGGATTTTGCTATTTGCAGTGATCATTTCAAGCTGATCAAGCCGAAAGGGCTGCGCGTGGAGGATCTGCTCGGCCGACGCGGGCGTTCCGCCGTCGAATTGCTGCTTACCACTCAATAG
- a CDS encoding PilZ domain-containing protein translates to MEKRRHPRMVMTNLEADISDGKGFFSGVVHDISRFGLSITDVPKRLDRTADIYSVILDGPGTHFKLLARPIWEEDDGTYKIIGAQIENSPWTWTEFVMRHEPESDEDLPSKSN, encoded by the coding sequence ATGGAAAAACGTAGACACCCCCGTATGGTCATGACCAATCTCGAAGCGGATATCTCCGACGGCAAAGGGTTCTTCAGCGGTGTCGTGCATGACATTTCGCGCTTCGGCCTCTCGATAACCGATGTTCCGAAACGGCTCGACCGAACAGCCGACATCTATTCCGTCATCCTCGACGGCCCTGGAACACACTTCAAGTTGTTGGCCCGACCCATTTGGGAGGAAGACGACGGGACCTACAAAATCATCGGAGCGCAGATCGAAAACAGCCCCTGGACCTGGACTGAATTCGTCATGCGCCACGAACCTGAAAGTGACGAGGATCTCCCGTCAAAATCAAACTAA
- the hypD gene encoding hydrogenase formation protein HypD: MEAMESRTEQGEAQISAALVQELKSLVDRPIRVMVVCGTQNRTLLKYGLEEVLPDNLDVVAGPGCSVCVMPAGHIDAFVKIGLQPDVITATCEDLLRVSGSRESLDSIRRKGAQVEVVDSPMEALDLARKFPDKIVVFTAVGFEGAAPDVAETILEAACQGVSNFCVIPSIRLLPPSLASLLRDPELNIRGLLFSSHIESITDSDAYANLARQHHLACAVAGFGINDILNGLIEIVRQVRGGRPLNENPFAGITPSEETARVQKMLSEVFFAVETDWRGLGSIEGSGFVIREELSLYDAVKRFNIRFLKGEEQIQCQCAEIISGRSTPNECPAFGISCTSQHPIGPCMVAQEGICASYFRYTYGRL, encoded by the coding sequence ATGGAAGCAATGGAGAGCCGAACAGAACAGGGCGAAGCCCAGATTTCCGCCGCTCTGGTCCAGGAGTTGAAGTCGCTGGTCGATCGACCTATCAGGGTAATGGTGGTCTGCGGCACTCAGAACCGTACCTTGCTGAAGTACGGCTTGGAAGAGGTCCTGCCCGACAATCTCGATGTGGTCGCCGGACCGGGCTGTTCCGTCTGTGTCATGCCTGCCGGGCATATCGATGCCTTTGTTAAAATCGGTCTGCAGCCCGATGTCATCACCGCCACCTGTGAAGATCTGCTCCGGGTCAGCGGCAGCAGAGAATCGCTGGATTCAATTCGGCGTAAAGGGGCGCAGGTGGAAGTGGTCGATTCGCCCATGGAGGCCCTCGATCTGGCCCGTAAATTTCCCGACAAAATCGTAGTGTTTACCGCGGTCGGTTTCGAGGGAGCCGCGCCAGATGTGGCCGAGACCATTCTAGAGGCTGCCTGTCAAGGCGTCTCCAACTTTTGCGTTATTCCTTCGATTCGCCTCCTGCCGCCGTCGCTTGCCAGTCTTCTGCGCGATCCGGAACTCAATATCCGTGGTCTGCTGTTCTCCAGCCACATAGAATCTATCACCGATAGCGATGCTTATGCCAATCTGGCCAGACAGCATCACCTCGCCTGTGCGGTTGCCGGCTTCGGCATTAACGACATTCTCAATGGGCTCATAGAAATAGTTAGGCAAGTGCGCGGCGGCCGTCCGCTCAACGAAAATCCTTTCGCCGGTATCACGCCCAGCGAAGAAACGGCCCGTGTCCAGAAAATGCTCTCAGAGGTGTTTTTCGCCGTCGAAACCGATTGGCGCGGTCTCGGCAGCATTGAAGGAAGCGGCTTCGTTATTCGTGAAGAATTATCTCTTTATGATGCGGTGAAACGATTCAATATTCGCTTTTTGAAAGGCGAGGAGCAGATTCAGTGTCAATGCGCCGAGATCATTTCCGGTCGCAGCACTCCCAACGAGTGCCCCGCCTTTGGGATATCGTGCACGTCGCAACATCCCATCGGACCCTGCATGGTGGCCCAAGAAGGGATCTGTGCGTCCTATTTCCGCTATACCTACGGCAGGCTGTAA
- a CDS encoding Ni/Fe hydrogenase subunit alpha: MGKVLNIQPVTRIEGHARIAVHLDDAGNVENAYMSLMSLRGFEKFIEGRPAEEVPRIVNRICGICPWMHHTASNKAVDGCFGVTPTPTGQRLRELLQVMAHINDKILHFFFLAAPDFVLGPDADYSVRNVIGVVKAAPELATQVVKMRQLGQMMIDRFAGKAIHPIACVVGGFSKPLPEAERQAMLKDTQTLLDFSLYALDFAKNNVFNKYLDVIGQLGVITTGFLGTVDREDGSLRVFDGKQRLMKPDGSYVDFEGADYLDYLGEHVEPWGYGKMPYARSWNEGFSLDLDQPKGIYRANTLARINVCDKMSTPRAQEALEEFRAAFGRPAQATLLYHYARLIELVYACERTIELLNWEGITDTNVRAKVEPKAGRGVGVVEAPRGTLIHDYTTDADGCIESANLIVGTTHNIGPMNMSVKQAATSLIKDGVYDQGILNKVEMAVRAYDPUMSCATHRLDGGIPLAVDIVDAQGNVIETLKN, translated from the coding sequence ATGGGTAAGGTACTCAATATTCAACCTGTTACCCGCATTGAGGGGCATGCCCGTATAGCGGTTCATCTCGACGATGCCGGAAATGTCGAGAACGCCTATATGAGCCTGATGTCCCTGCGCGGGTTTGAAAAATTCATCGAAGGGCGTCCGGCCGAGGAAGTGCCCCGCATCGTCAATCGGATCTGCGGCATTTGCCCGTGGATGCACCATACCGCCTCCAACAAGGCGGTCGATGGCTGCTTCGGCGTCACCCCGACCCCGACCGGCCAGAGGTTGCGGGAACTGCTGCAGGTCATGGCCCACATCAACGACAAGATCCTGCATTTCTTTTTCCTGGCGGCGCCCGATTTCGTGCTTGGGCCGGATGCCGACTATTCCGTGCGCAACGTCATCGGCGTGGTCAAGGCGGCGCCGGAACTGGCCACCCAGGTGGTGAAGATGCGGCAACTCGGCCAGATGATGATCGATCGTTTTGCCGGCAAGGCCATTCACCCGATCGCCTGCGTGGTCGGTGGCTTTTCCAAGCCGCTGCCGGAGGCGGAGCGCCAAGCGATGCTCAAAGACACCCAGACGCTGCTTGATTTTTCCCTGTATGCGCTGGATTTTGCCAAAAACAACGTGTTCAACAAGTATCTTGACGTGATCGGCCAGCTGGGCGTGATCACCACCGGTTTTCTTGGGACCGTTGATCGCGAGGACGGTTCTCTGCGGGTCTTTGACGGCAAGCAGCGGTTGATGAAACCGGATGGCAGCTATGTGGATTTTGAAGGTGCCGATTATCTCGATTATCTCGGCGAGCACGTGGAGCCGTGGGGCTACGGGAAGATGCCCTATGCACGTTCCTGGAACGAGGGATTTTCGTTGGATCTCGACCAGCCGAAAGGCATTTACCGCGCCAATACCCTGGCCCGGATCAATGTCTGCGACAAGATGTCCACCCCACGCGCCCAGGAGGCGCTCGAGGAGTTTCGGGCTGCGTTCGGTCGACCGGCCCAGGCAACCCTGCTGTATCATTATGCCCGGTTGATCGAATTGGTTTACGCCTGTGAACGGACCATCGAACTGCTCAACTGGGAAGGTATCACCGACACCAACGTCAGGGCCAAGGTAGAGCCAAAGGCAGGACGAGGCGTCGGTGTCGTCGAGGCACCGCGAGGCACGCTGATTCACGATTACACCACGGACGCCGACGGGTGCATCGAGTCGGCTAACCTGATTGTCGGCACCACCCACAATATCGGGCCGATGAACATGAGCGTCAAACAGGCCGCCACCTCGCTGATCAAGGATGGGGTCTATGACCAGGGCATCTTGAATAAGGTGGAAATGGCGGTTCGCGCCTATGACCCCTGAATGTCTTGTGCCACTCACCGCCTGGATGGCGGCATTCCCCTGGCCGTAGACATTGTTGATGCGCAAGGCAATGTGATTGAAACCCTTAAAAATTAG